A single window of Pontiella agarivorans DNA harbors:
- a CDS encoding GspMb/PilO family protein: MKNPLAKLSRRERLYVLAGGTVLLFGLVLYPIGKKAAAFREEQLELLQEEAALLEDLYVLELDGWAIEEEHEKLKSALREADDLLFPPIENRILTQTAMIKLLNELGPDLELETTAGRSSVGDAANQLNLELRGEGRYPEILKFIHRLETYRPLILVQDFSLAERRTRRRRRDQSTDTAEPRLSLNMSIQIICQAGGEK, encoded by the coding sequence ATGAAGAACCCTTTGGCAAAATTGTCGCGCAGAGAGCGGCTGTATGTATTGGCCGGCGGCACGGTGCTGCTGTTCGGGCTGGTGCTTTATCCCATCGGTAAAAAGGCGGCGGCCTTTCGTGAGGAACAGCTGGAACTGCTGCAGGAAGAAGCGGCGCTGCTCGAAGATCTGTATGTTCTCGAGCTCGATGGCTGGGCCATTGAAGAGGAGCATGAAAAACTGAAAAGTGCTCTGCGCGAGGCGGACGACCTGCTTTTTCCTCCGATTGAAAACCGTATTCTCACCCAGACCGCCATGATCAAGCTGCTGAATGAACTCGGGCCCGATCTTGAACTGGAAACCACGGCCGGCCGGTCATCGGTCGGCGATGCCGCGAATCAGCTGAATCTGGAACTGCGGGGCGAAGGGCGCTATCCGGAAATCCTGAAGTTTATCCATCGGCTGGAAACCTATCGTCCGCTCATTCTGGTTCAGGATTTTTCGTTGGCGGAACGGCGCACCCGTCGCCGCCGGCGCGACCAAAGCACCGACACCGCCGAACCGCGGCTGTCGCTGAATATGTCGATCCAGATTATCTGCCAGGCCGGAGGTGAAAAATGA
- a CDS encoding PilN domain-containing protein, producing MSAKTTMCILFGDQTVDVAFVDRSMLGTQVRFVERFPRNEQLFETLAERMKAEEKTPARVTLCIPRNTVIQRTLHYPAAARDELENMIRFEAVRHIPLPEEERLMGWSTADSPDGQQVVLNLTAARRADVRDLIDQFEQAGVPIDEAVAFSSAVSSTLSDIPTMLVLADAEHMELCLYGEDILQDSQLLSRSMPGFGPQRVVTAARQMAAKNKSWLGDEGISRILTGGAESAEELEMELATAFGLHVQPLEIPEAEATALRDDQEPLAEVLLGASVVPEVTLNLIEDKKRKVPISRRTLVISALCILLGVELAAAYALKSGSPWLQRKRVAQEIQEMNRATADIQEMRTQNWIFRKQLIQLERVCESRTSTMEMLSALSEALPEDTYLNGFSYDGEQLTLKGNSKEPDKLPELVMALPFVDTLNTSDIGRKEGDYHEFELSVSLRR from the coding sequence ATGAGCGCAAAAACAACAATGTGTATTCTGTTCGGGGATCAGACGGTGGATGTCGCCTTTGTCGACCGCAGTATGCTCGGTACTCAGGTACGGTTTGTCGAGCGGTTCCCGCGGAATGAACAGCTGTTTGAAACCCTTGCGGAACGGATGAAGGCCGAGGAAAAAACACCGGCGCGCGTGACCCTTTGTATCCCCCGGAATACCGTCATTCAGCGTACGCTGCACTATCCTGCGGCCGCACGCGATGAACTTGAAAATATGATCCGTTTCGAAGCGGTACGCCATATTCCGTTGCCGGAGGAGGAACGGCTGATGGGCTGGTCCACTGCGGATTCTCCCGACGGGCAGCAGGTGGTGTTGAATCTGACGGCTGCACGGCGGGCTGATGTGCGCGATCTGATTGATCAGTTTGAACAGGCCGGTGTACCGATCGATGAAGCGGTGGCGTTCAGTTCGGCGGTATCGTCCACTCTTTCAGACATTCCGACGATGCTGGTGCTGGCTGATGCCGAACACATGGAACTCTGCCTCTATGGCGAGGATATTTTGCAGGATTCGCAGCTGTTGTCGCGGTCGATGCCGGGGTTTGGTCCGCAGCGGGTGGTTACGGCGGCGCGGCAGATGGCGGCCAAAAATAAAAGCTGGCTGGGCGATGAAGGCATCAGCCGCATTCTGACCGGAGGTGCGGAATCGGCGGAAGAGCTGGAGATGGAACTGGCGACGGCTTTCGGCCTGCATGTCCAGCCTTTGGAAATTCCGGAGGCCGAGGCAACGGCGCTGAGGGACGATCAGGAGCCCTTGGCCGAGGTGCTGCTGGGGGCCTCGGTGGTGCCGGAGGTGACACTCAATCTGATTGAAGATAAAAAGCGGAAGGTTCCGATCAGTCGCCGGACGCTGGTGATTTCAGCACTCTGTATTCTGCTGGGGGTTGAATTGGCGGCGGCTTATGCACTCAAATCCGGTTCGCCCTGGCTGCAGCGCAAAAGGGTGGCGCAGGAGATTCAGGAAATGAACCGGGCCACGGCCGATATCCAGGAGATGCGTACGCAGAACTGGATTTTCCGCAAGCAGCTGATCCAGCTGGAGCGGGTGTGTGAATCCCGCACGAGCACCATGGAAATGCTGAGTGCTCTTTCCGAGGCCCTGCCGGAAGATACGTATCTGAACGGATTTTCCTATGATGGAGAGCAGCTGACCCTGAAGGGCAATTCCAAAGAGCCCGACAAGCTGCCGGAGCTGGTTATGGCGCTGCCGTTTGTTGATACCCTGAATACGTCCGATATCGGAAGGAAAGAGGGCGATTACCACGAATTTGAGCTCAGCGTGAGTTTGAGGAGATAA
- a CDS encoding general secretion pathway protein GspK: MRLRSPTHPKEGSALIIVLAVAVILALLVANFGADMNAELKAAGSSYEEAVNTQLCRSALALARLEIGQDNTRLYANGYGDAYLVSGTEDYETVIEELQEYRSGYALGRGMLAYQLVYKPSAIDPNELGQESWHRLFEVACDMDEGTDRSELVDAILDWIDADSNTRANGMEEEDYQALDNPRHVKNGRLESPEELMLVYGITPDLFYGRGHPAHIEDDMVWGGGLQRYLIGDNSPEGEASAQYILQGTYPDDVDTDEDEELEYEQVNTMPDTLYLIAQGFAPDAQDEEEKSIFGEVPEEITFRSRRFLLVELKLGEGNGASYELEDMVENASGEMIERILTYGVPEEEEI, encoded by the coding sequence ATGAGGCTCCGATCTCCGACCCATCCCAAAGAAGGCTCGGCGCTGATTATTGTGCTGGCGGTGGCGGTGATTCTGGCACTGCTGGTGGCGAATTTCGGCGCGGATATGAATGCGGAACTGAAGGCGGCGGGCAGCAGCTATGAAGAGGCGGTCAACACCCAGCTCTGCCGCAGTGCGCTGGCGCTGGCGCGGCTGGAAATCGGGCAGGACAATACCCGGCTGTATGCCAACGGGTATGGCGATGCCTATCTGGTTTCCGGTACCGAAGATTATGAAACGGTGATCGAGGAGCTGCAGGAATACCGTTCCGGCTATGCGCTGGGCCGCGGCATGCTGGCCTATCAGCTGGTATATAAACCCTCTGCCATCGATCCGAATGAGCTCGGCCAGGAAAGCTGGCATCGTCTTTTTGAAGTGGCCTGCGATATGGATGAGGGCACCGACCGCAGTGAACTGGTCGATGCCATTCTCGATTGGATCGATGCCGACAGTAACACCCGCGCCAACGGTATGGAGGAAGAGGATTACCAGGCACTGGATAATCCCCGCCATGTAAAAAACGGCAGACTCGAATCGCCGGAGGAGCTGATGCTCGTCTACGGAATAACACCGGATCTTTTTTACGGCCGGGGCCATCCCGCCCACATCGAAGATGATATGGTTTGGGGCGGCGGTCTGCAGCGTTATCTGATCGGTGACAACAGCCCCGAGGGCGAGGCATCGGCGCAATATATTCTGCAGGGCACCTATCCGGACGATGTGGATACGGATGAGGATGAAGAACTGGAATATGAGCAGGTGAATACGATGCCGGATACCCTTTACCTGATTGCGCAGGGCTTTGCCCCGGACGCACAGGATGAAGAGGAAAAATCCATTTTCGGAGAGGTTCCGGAAGAAATCACCTTCCGTTCGCGGCGCTTTCTTCTGGTGGAACTCAAGCTGGGCGAGGGCAATGGCGCAAGCTATGAACTCGAGGATATGGTGGAAAATGCTTCGGGCGAAATGATTGAACGCATTCTCACGTACGGGGTGCCGGAAGAGGAAGAAATTTAG
- a CDS encoding PulJ/GspJ family protein yields the protein MDPFQVSKQGFTLMELLVALAVMGILCSSIAGVLRNATDSVEQGTAALDNLTRLRSLEMVLGGALRDARALQLTQEEQSMLEEEGSYDSADGDYRYRGEETAVGFCLERPFLGTERDGYMHWIVLEVRTDEETDLQSLWLTDVSFLQGIDNPVGEDWGDNAMFTSDAELPKQEVRLLDKAEMIFFRHWQLDEEGMTDEPEPVELEPEDIEGDYALELPDFVEMEIKLPKMETEILYFDYSIRRNGI from the coding sequence GTGGATCCATTTCAGGTTTCGAAACAGGGTTTCACCCTGATGGAGCTGCTCGTGGCGCTGGCGGTGATGGGTATTCTGTGCAGCTCGATTGCGGGCGTGCTGCGCAATGCGACCGACTCGGTGGAGCAGGGTACGGCGGCGCTGGATAATCTGACGCGGCTGCGGTCGCTCGAAATGGTGCTCGGCGGGGCGCTGCGCGATGCCCGGGCTTTGCAGTTGACGCAGGAAGAACAGTCGATGCTGGAAGAGGAGGGTTCGTACGATTCGGCGGATGGCGATTACCGCTACCGCGGCGAAGAGACGGCGGTGGGTTTCTGCCTGGAGCGCCCTTTTCTCGGAACGGAGCGCGATGGCTATATGCACTGGATTGTGCTGGAAGTCCGGACCGACGAGGAGACGGACCTGCAAAGTCTCTGGCTGACGGATGTCTCGTTCCTGCAGGGCATTGATAATCCGGTGGGCGAGGATTGGGGCGATAATGCGATGTTCACGTCCGATGCTGAACTGCCGAAGCAGGAGGTCCGGCTGCTGGATAAAGCGGAGATGATTTTTTTCCGTCATTGGCAGCTGGATGAAGAGGGCATGACCGATGAACCGGAGCCGGTGGAACTCGAACCGGAAGATATTGAGGGCGACTATGCGCTGGAACTGCCTGATTTTGTGGAGATGGAAATCAAGCTGCCGAAAATGGAAACCGAAATCCTCTATTTTGATTACAGCATTCGGAGAAACGGAATATGA
- a CDS encoding prepilin-type N-terminal cleavage/methylation domain-containing protein, which produces MNGRSGFSLLEVLVALVVFAIGVTGMLTALGYNLRDISFTEDHAMAVRMASREMNALRRFTYVPESESSGEEGRFSWTATVELMDIDELPGMDGDDESLTDALVPCELEVTVSWSDDVGGDPVHHVKLNGIELFEDE; this is translated from the coding sequence ATGAACGGGCGCAGCGGCTTCAGCTTGCTTGAGGTGCTGGTGGCGCTCGTCGTCTTTGCGATCGGGGTGACCGGGATGCTGACGGCGCTGGGCTATAACCTGCGCGATATCAGTTTTACGGAAGACCATGCGATGGCCGTGCGGATGGCCTCGCGGGAAATGAATGCGCTGCGCCGGTTCACCTACGTACCGGAGTCGGAATCCTCCGGGGAGGAGGGGCGCTTTTCGTGGACGGCAACGGTGGAGCTGATGGATATTGATGAGCTGCCCGGAATGGATGGCGATGACGAGAGCCTGACGGATGCTTTGGTGCCCTGCGAATTGGAAGTCACGGTATCGTGGAGTGATGATGTCGGCGGGGATCCGGTACACCACGTGAAGCTGAACGGAATTGAGCTTTTTGAAGATGAATAG
- a CDS encoding prepilin-type N-terminal cleavage/methylation domain-containing protein — protein sequence MSKGRSQFLKSQRSVARSSTFDFGRIDLRHCKSGFTMIELLVVMAIIVVITTISIPTIDSMTSPKHGLRKEGRKIMQLMTEARMAAMSRKVRIDLRIDSETREVHMVEARRFQALETGDSVFQTLEIDTNVFEKTVTFDEDYALEAFTADQIQTDETDDEDSGFQTLETPASDTETAVEQPAVSFTHFGGSTGGGITLVKDEIQLHIAADILTGRPKTVSVSKGESQ from the coding sequence ATGTCCAAGGGCAGAAGTCAATTTTTGAAAAGTCAAAGGTCTGTGGCGCGGAGTTCGACCTTTGACTTTGGACGGATAGACCTTCGACATTGTAAGTCCGGCTTCACGATGATTGAGCTTTTGGTGGTGATGGCGATTATCGTCGTGATTACCACGATCAGCATACCGACCATCGACAGCATGACGTCGCCGAAACATGGGCTCCGTAAAGAGGGCCGCAAAATCATGCAGCTGATGACAGAAGCCCGAATGGCGGCGATGAGCCGCAAGGTGAGGATCGATCTTCGGATCGATTCCGAAACGCGGGAAGTTCATATGGTTGAGGCGCGCCGCTTCCAGGCATTGGAAACCGGGGACTCCGTTTTCCAGACCTTGGAAATCGACACCAATGTTTTTGAAAAAACGGTGACGTTTGATGAGGACTATGCACTCGAAGCCTTCACGGCCGACCAGATTCAGACCGATGAGACCGACGACGAGGATTCCGGTTTCCAGACCTTGGAAACACCGGCATCGGACACCGAAACCGCCGTGGAGCAGCCGGCGGTTTCTTTCACCCATTTCGGCGGCAGCACCGGCGGCGGAATCACATTGGTGAAAGATGAAATACAGCTCCACATTGCCGCCGATATTCTCACCGGCCGGCCGAAAACGGTTTCGGTTTCCAAAGGAGAATCGCAATGA
- the gspG gene encoding type II secretion system major pseudopilin GspG, whose translation MNQKKRKQSKSGFTLVELLVVLVILMVIGTIAVQNFSGQEDKAKVKAVRASFTTLENALERFKLDMGRYPTEDEGLSVLITAPEDDDGSWGPKYLKKERHLQDAWGNDYVYTAPGPDSEPFEIISYGADGSEGGEGKFDADLSNLD comes from the coding sequence ATGAATCAGAAGAAAAGGAAACAGAGCAAATCGGGTTTCACATTGGTGGAACTGTTGGTGGTACTGGTGATTCTTATGGTGATCGGTACCATTGCGGTGCAGAACTTTTCGGGTCAGGAAGATAAAGCCAAAGTCAAGGCGGTGCGCGCATCGTTCACGACGCTGGAAAATGCGCTCGAACGTTTCAAACTCGATATGGGCCGCTATCCGACCGAAGACGAAGGCCTGTCGGTGCTGATCACGGCGCCGGAGGATGATGACGGCAGCTGGGGTCCGAAATACCTCAAGAAAGAGCGCCATCTGCAGGATGCCTGGGGCAACGACTATGTGTATACCGCGCCGGGTCCGGACAGTGAACCGTTTGAAATTATCTCCTACGGAGCCGACGGCAGCGAGGGCGGTGAAGGTAAATTTGACGCCGATCTCTCGAATCTGGATTAA
- a CDS encoding type II secretion system F family protein codes for MKKFSYKAITSSGESRTGLIEAPTEARAVQQLQQKGLVVLNIADSASAEGFSSASKSLGGRITNQQLMEFSSETSALLDAKIPLEQALKTQADLCSHERFKEVLSEVWKDVTGGASFADALARHPKVFERFYSNMVRGGEASGSLDLIMRRIAALLERRQKLKSKVVTAMIYPSLLLIMGVVVVAVMMMVVIPKLTSLFEGTGQLLPASTRALMAISEFSIQYWWLGPLLLILAFTGFKFWTRNEEGKVAWGTKLLKFPILGSLLAEAETSRFCRMLAALLEGQVPILQALSITGGTLGNAALRKLMRLVYENVQGGKPMGPVLQNEPLFPELAARMIAMGEDSGELGNMLDKVAERYEEKVTASTERFVSVLEPAFIVILAVVVGFIVVGMMQGIMAMSTSAG; via the coding sequence ATGAAAAAATTCTCATATAAAGCCATTACATCGAGCGGGGAATCGAGAACGGGTCTCATTGAAGCGCCGACTGAAGCGCGGGCGGTTCAGCAGCTCCAGCAAAAAGGGCTGGTGGTGCTCAATATTGCCGACAGTGCTTCTGCCGAAGGGTTTTCCTCTGCCTCAAAATCGCTTGGCGGCCGGATTACGAATCAGCAGCTGATGGAATTTTCGTCCGAAACTTCCGCACTGCTCGATGCAAAGATTCCGCTGGAACAGGCGTTGAAAACCCAGGCCGATCTCTGCAGTCACGAACGGTTTAAAGAAGTGCTTTCCGAAGTCTGGAAAGATGTCACCGGCGGTGCCTCTTTTGCTGATGCGCTGGCCCGGCATCCCAAGGTGTTTGAACGCTTTTATTCCAACATGGTGCGCGGCGGCGAAGCTTCCGGATCGCTCGATCTGATCATGCGGCGTATTGCCGCACTGCTCGAACGCCGCCAGAAGCTGAAGTCCAAAGTGGTCACGGCTATGATCTACCCGTCGTTGCTGCTCATCATGGGGGTTGTGGTGGTGGCGGTCATGATGATGGTGGTGATTCCGAAACTGACCTCGCTTTTTGAAGGTACAGGGCAGCTGCTGCCCGCATCCACCCGTGCACTGATGGCCATCAGCGAGTTCAGCATTCAGTATTGGTGGCTTGGACCGCTGTTGCTGATTCTGGCCTTCACCGGGTTTAAATTCTGGACGCGGAATGAAGAGGGAAAAGTGGCCTGGGGCACCAAACTGTTGAAGTTTCCAATCCTTGGAAGTCTGCTGGCCGAGGCGGAAACCAGCCGTTTCTGCCGTATGCTTGCCGCTCTGCTCGAAGGTCAGGTTCCGATTCTGCAGGCCCTTTCCATCACCGGCGGAACGCTGGGCAATGCCGCGCTGCGTAAGCTGATGCGCTTGGTCTATGAAAATGTGCAGGGCGGAAAACCGATGGGCCCCGTGCTGCAGAATGAACCGCTCTTTCCTGAACTTGCGGCGCGCATGATTGCCATGGGCGAGGATTCCGGCGAGCTCGGAAATATGCTCGATAAAGTGGCGGAGCGTTACGAAGAAAAAGTCACCGCCAGCACCGAACGTTTTGTCAGTGTGCTTGAACCGGCGTTTATCGTGATCCTCGCCGTCGTCGTCGGTTTTATTGTGGTCGGCATGATGCAGGGGATCATGGCCATGAGCACCTCGGCCGGATAG
- a CDS encoding GspE/PulE family protein, with protein sequence MAYRQIGDILVAHGAASRDAVQAAIRKQHEGGGVPKIGKILVENGDIQPLDLTKALSEQYGLPICGMEKPAEHLCLDDDLPYPFMMEHRLLFAHEDEMLIAITDDPTDWSSIEAARLRQGEELPVFLVPTPEMDDALLRIEDFAANNLGSMMQDAEVFEAGDWGDEEEHLRDLALEAPVVRMVNLIITQAVEKRASDIHVEVGEYNLRVRYRVDGVLHEAESIDKKHHAAVTSRMKLLAKLDIAERRIPQDGRIKMQIQGHDLDMRVATTPTIYGENIVIRLLNQQQVELNFASLGMPEREETLFTKMVEQPQGFILVTGPTGSGKTTTLHTALTHLNSEKVKIITIEDPVEIRLGGINQIQMNPKIGMTFANGLRSIVRQDPDIVMVGEIRDAETADIAIQASLTGHMVLSTLHTNDAAGSIARLADMGVESYLIASALTGSLAQRLCRRICPHCAEPYTLKQSHLSDFPEAVEPEYKLYRGKGCEKCDGTGFYGRVGLYELMTVNDEMRELIQKSPEAGPIRELSRRSGTKLLRECGWQAMMDGVSTVEEVRRVTQWV encoded by the coding sequence ATGGCCTATCGTCAAATCGGCGATATTCTGGTGGCTCACGGAGCGGCCAGCCGCGATGCGGTGCAGGCCGCGATACGAAAACAGCACGAGGGCGGAGGAGTTCCGAAGATTGGAAAAATCCTCGTCGAAAACGGCGACATCCAGCCGCTGGATCTCACCAAAGCGCTCTCTGAACAATACGGACTGCCCATCTGCGGAATGGAAAAACCCGCCGAACACCTCTGTCTGGACGACGATCTTCCCTATCCCTTCATGATGGAGCATCGGCTGCTTTTTGCGCACGAAGATGAAATGTTGATTGCCATCACCGATGATCCAACCGACTGGTCCTCCATCGAAGCCGCACGACTGCGGCAGGGCGAAGAGCTTCCGGTCTTTTTGGTGCCGACGCCGGAAATGGATGATGCGCTGTTGCGCATCGAAGATTTTGCCGCAAACAATCTCGGCAGCATGATGCAGGATGCCGAGGTCTTTGAAGCCGGCGACTGGGGCGATGAAGAGGAGCATCTGCGCGATCTCGCGCTGGAAGCGCCAGTGGTGCGCATGGTGAATCTCATCATTACCCAGGCCGTGGAAAAGCGTGCCTCGGATATTCATGTGGAAGTCGGCGAATACAATCTGCGCGTTCGCTATCGCGTGGACGGCGTACTGCACGAAGCGGAATCGATTGACAAAAAGCATCATGCCGCCGTCACCTCGCGCATGAAACTGCTGGCCAAACTTGATATTGCTGAGCGGCGCATTCCGCAGGACGGCCGCATTAAAATGCAGATTCAGGGGCACGACCTCGATATGCGCGTCGCCACCACACCCACAATCTACGGCGAAAATATTGTGATTCGTCTGCTCAACCAACAGCAGGTGGAACTCAACTTTGCCAGTCTCGGCATGCCGGAACGCGAAGAAACCCTGTTTACGAAGATGGTGGAACAGCCCCAGGGCTTTATTCTCGTCACGGGGCCGACCGGAAGCGGTAAAACCACCACACTGCACACTGCCCTGACCCATCTGAACAGCGAAAAGGTTAAAATCATTACCATCGAGGATCCGGTGGAAATCCGCCTCGGCGGCATTAACCAGATCCAGATGAATCCCAAGATCGGTATGACCTTTGCGAACGGCCTGCGGTCCATTGTGCGGCAGGACCCCGATATTGTTATGGTCGGTGAAATCCGCGATGCCGAAACCGCCGACATTGCCATTCAGGCTTCGCTCACCGGTCACATGGTGCTTTCCACGCTGCATACCAACGATGCCGCCGGATCAATTGCGCGTCTGGCCGATATGGGCGTCGAAAGTTATCTGATTGCCTCGGCCCTGACCGGCTCATTGGCACAGCGTTTGTGCCGCCGCATCTGCCCGCATTGTGCGGAACCCTATACGCTTAAACAGAGCCATCTCTCCGATTTTCCAGAAGCGGTGGAGCCGGAATATAAACTCTATCGCGGAAAAGGATGCGAGAAGTGCGACGGCACCGGATTCTACGGCCGCGTCGGGTTATATGAACTGATGACGGTGAATGACGAAATGCGCGAGCTGATCCAGAAATCGCCCGAAGCCGGTCCGATCCGTGAACTCTCCCGCCGATCCGGGACCAAACTCCTGCGCGAATGCGGCTGGCAGGCCATGATGGATGGCGTCAGCACGGTGGAAGAAGTCCGGAGGGTAACCCAGTGGGTATAG
- a CDS encoding secretin N-terminal domain-containing protein, whose amino-acid sequence MQSKKGFGVVLLSVLIAGQLPVAHAQDQQENQQRRRPGGFSGAGGRPGGQVGNATVNASNTETGPNPLLNSSVTRAATGSQVAVNWENITLKDCIEVLCRDLGMEFIISPSVNVSQEVSIRAGNVTEWERDDKLEMFDAILDTAGVQRMERGRVWVFSPSELRPIVKVGEETDYSEGKPIIGVIELKNIDASTAQDFLNNFSGKPQRIFGMSGSNLLVAMGTQAWLKQMQDLLAIVDVPSSVLVQYVLKTADATDVASELSNIFYRRTGYDGSAVQFFAIARLNMVVAHNTTAAMVPEIERWITMLDRADGTNERVTKIYRLKVVEAETIGATLDDLYSSLYAQSQAKEQELGKTSTKANTKTSTNSKSTNTKTNTSKNNTTAKKTGSNTQPAAGDVAGTTIDEEVIILSDEDTNTLIVNAPSNMHSEIAKTIEDLDRSRRQVLIETVLVEVTLDESLDLGIEWSILGSGDPVHSAAQTASLELNEISSGATALSEASDGLTYLLNANEKAMALIHAAQDDDRLQVLSSPTVLTRDGMEAEVSFGKEVPIEQSSVTDSGTENYSYDYRDAKITLTVTPKIDDYRMVTLDLEQTVRSIDADSQDDEAPTFYTREIRSNLQVDDGQTLILGGLIERTDQKIRTGIPFLNRLPYIGWIFGRTKTAKVGSEILMIMTPRVVDTREETDLLTQEFRHKILGAMDEKDIRSLYNLDDDAPEDFGLKTKDMKESE is encoded by the coding sequence ATGCAGAGTAAAAAGGGATTTGGGGTTGTATTGTTAAGTGTGTTAATAGCCGGTCAGTTACCGGTTGCTCACGCTCAGGATCAGCAGGAAAACCAGCAACGCCGCCGACCGGGTGGATTCTCCGGAGCAGGGGGCAGGCCCGGTGGTCAGGTCGGTAATGCAACCGTCAATGCATCCAATACCGAAACCGGCCCGAATCCCTTACTTAACAGTAGCGTCACGCGCGCCGCCACCGGATCGCAGGTAGCCGTAAACTGGGAAAATATCACCCTCAAAGACTGCATTGAAGTGCTCTGCCGTGATCTCGGTATGGAATTCATCATTTCCCCTTCAGTAAATGTCAGTCAGGAAGTCAGCATTCGCGCCGGCAATGTCACGGAATGGGAACGGGACGACAAACTGGAAATGTTCGATGCCATTCTCGATACCGCCGGCGTACAGCGCATGGAACGCGGCCGCGTCTGGGTTTTCTCTCCATCTGAGCTGCGTCCAATCGTAAAAGTCGGAGAGGAAACCGACTATTCCGAGGGAAAACCGATTATCGGCGTCATTGAGCTGAAAAACATCGATGCTTCCACAGCGCAGGATTTTCTCAACAACTTCAGCGGAAAGCCGCAGCGGATATTCGGCATGAGCGGATCGAATCTTCTGGTGGCGATGGGGACGCAAGCCTGGCTCAAGCAGATGCAGGATCTGCTGGCTATCGTGGACGTTCCGTCCTCCGTCCTTGTGCAGTATGTGCTGAAAACCGCTGATGCCACCGATGTGGCGAGCGAGCTTTCCAACATCTTTTACCGCCGCACCGGATACGACGGTTCCGCCGTGCAGTTTTTTGCAATTGCCCGGCTGAATATGGTGGTGGCGCATAACACCACCGCCGCCATGGTACCCGAGATTGAACGCTGGATCACCATGCTTGACCGCGCCGACGGCACCAACGAGCGCGTCACCAAAATCTACCGCCTCAAGGTCGTTGAAGCCGAAACCATCGGTGCCACTCTGGATGATCTATATTCCAGCCTCTATGCCCAATCGCAGGCCAAGGAACAGGAATTGGGTAAAACAAGTACGAAAGCGAATACAAAAACATCGACCAATTCCAAAAGCACCAATACAAAAACCAACACTTCGAAAAATAATACCACCGCCAAAAAGACGGGAAGCAATACCCAGCCGGCTGCCGGCGACGTAGCCGGCACGACTATCGATGAAGAAGTTATCATCCTCTCCGATGAAGATACCAACACCCTTATCGTCAACGCTCCGTCAAACATGCACAGCGAGATTGCCAAAACCATTGAGGATCTCGACCGGTCCCGGCGCCAGGTCCTGATTGAAACCGTGCTGGTGGAAGTTACACTGGATGAAAGTCTGGATCTCGGCATTGAATGGTCGATTCTGGGTTCCGGCGATCCCGTTCATTCCGCCGCGCAGACGGCCAGTCTGGAGTTGAACGAAATTTCTTCCGGCGCGACCGCTCTTTCGGAAGCTTCCGACGGGCTGACCTATCTGCTTAATGCCAATGAAAAGGCCATGGCCCTTATTCACGCCGCGCAGGATGATGATCGGCTGCAGGTTCTTTCCTCGCCGACCGTTCTCACACGCGATGGCATGGAAGCGGAAGTTTCCTTCGGTAAAGAAGTTCCGATCGAACAAAGCAGTGTGACCGATTCCGGAACAGAAAACTATTCCTACGACTATCGCGATGCCAAAATCACGCTGACCGTCACGCCGAAAATCGATGACTATCGTATGGTTACACTCGATCTGGAACAGACGGTTCGCTCCATCGATGCAGATTCTCAAGATGATGAAGCCCCGACATTCTACACCCGCGAAATCCGTTCCAATCTACAGGTGGATGACGGGCAGACCCTGATTCTCGGCGGGTTGATCGAGCGGACCGATCAGAAAATACGAACGGGCATTCCGTTTCTCAACCGCCTTCCGTATATCGGCTGGATTTTTGGACGCACCAAAACGGCCAAGGTGGGGTCTGAAATTCTGATGATTATGACGCCGCGTGTGGTGGATACCCGCGAAGAAACCGATCTGCTGACTCAGGAGTTTCGCCATAAGATTCTCGGCGCGATGGATGAAAAGGACATTCGAAGTCTCTATAATCTCGATGATGATGCTCCGGAAGATTTCGGCCTGAAAACGAAAGATATGAAGGAGTCGGAATAA